From Ruminococcus sp. HUN007, a single genomic window includes:
- a CDS encoding SGNH/GDSL hydrolase family protein: MDAKKYIALICTAAVVLTGVRIGVSADATDNKTNETIKILPVGDSITDGYGTEGSYRKFLYNELTEAGYSIDMTGPNASWGDGEYTDPVSGAFFRYDNAHCGYSGYAIEEYPGRNGILETLKNGDYVNKYDPDIVILQIGTNDIIDNHEIDTAGKRLDKLVTYILQNIDEDDALFVTTIPDLDPNREGVYDWFANYRHLADWTPVSDVNAEKWVGDQIAEYNGQVKALVESKQKSGVKNIYFGDINHTITDVKSYLKDGVHPNDTGYKQMGIYWAGVIKEYLGNRTSSPEPSVTAAEPVITTLPSETTLPETTTMPVTTEPAVTTEPDHPGPKLAEPFPGDVNLDGTLNTADFTDMINLLTGKEHVSTDRISCDLNSDGKLNIADLILLKGTLMK; this comes from the coding sequence ATGGACGCTAAAAAATATATTGCACTGATATGCACGGCTGCTGTTGTCCTTACCGGCGTAAGAATCGGAGTCAGCGCTGATGCAACTGATAATAAAACAAACGAGACAATAAAAATACTTCCGGTCGGCGACTCCATCACTGACGGTTACGGCACAGAAGGCTCCTACAGAAAATTTCTTTACAACGAACTTACCGAAGCAGGTTATTCCATCGACATGACCGGTCCTAACGCTTCATGGGGCGACGGCGAATACACCGATCCTGTTTCAGGTGCGTTTTTCCGATACGATAATGCTCACTGCGGATACAGCGGATATGCAATTGAGGAATATCCGGGACGAAACGGAATACTCGAAACTCTTAAAAACGGAGATTACGTAAACAAGTACGATCCGGACATTGTCATTCTTCAGATAGGTACAAACGATATAATCGACAACCATGAAATAGACACAGCCGGAAAGCGACTCGACAAACTCGTGACCTACATTCTTCAAAACATAGATGAAGATGACGCTCTGTTCGTTACAACGATCCCTGATCTTGACCCGAACCGCGAAGGCGTTTACGACTGGTTCGCAAACTACAGACATCTTGCTGACTGGACACCTGTCTCCGATGTCAATGCTGAAAAATGGGTCGGTGACCAGATTGCAGAATACAACGGACAGGTAAAAGCACTGGTAGAATCAAAGCAGAAGTCCGGTGTAAAGAACATTTACTTCGGCGACATAAACCATACCATTACTGATGTAAAAAGCTATCTTAAGGATGGAGTTCATCCGAATGACACTGGCTATAAGCAGATGGGTATATACTGGGCCGGTGTTATCAAAGAATATCTCGGAAACCGCACTTCTTCACCGGAACCATCAGTCACCGCTGCAGAACCGGTAATAACTACACTGCCGTCCGAGACCACATTACCAGAGACAACAACTATGCCGGTAACAACAGAACCTGCTGTCACAACTGAACCTGATCATCCCGGTCCGAAACTTGCAGAACCTTTCCCTGGTGATGTAAACCTTGACGGTACACTGAATACAGCAGACTTTACCGACATGATAAATCTTCTCACCGGCAAAGAACATGTATCAACAGACCGTATTTCCTGTGACTTAAACAGTGACGGCAAACTCAATATAGCAGACCTTATTCTTCTAAAAGGAACGCTCATGAAATAA